A window of Impatiens glandulifera unplaced genomic scaffold, dImpGla2.1, whole genome shotgun sequence contains these coding sequences:
- the LOC124918507 gene encoding protein MODIFIER OF SNC1 11-like produces the protein MIEARGGIKTDSVVSLDKGEIPVTTDIEEKIRRAERFGVPVQLSEHEKHNTRVERFGTTSTTSESVKYLEDQKRKTRTERFYNICLGLMYLNAADEAKKKVRLERFVAAPNTTTTTTTTTIVEDGKRKAKIIRFSQPTASISQVNGERDKVVNLSKLHYYPLFN, from the exons ATGATAGAAGCTAGAGGAGGAA TTAAGACCGATTCGGTTGTATCGTTAGACAAGGGAGAAATTCCTGTTACTACTGATATCGAGGAAAAGATCCGTCGTGCAGAGAGGTTTGGCGTGCCTGTACAGCTTTCTGAACATGAGAAACATAATACTAGGGTTGAAAG GTTTGGTACTACTTCAACCACATCAGAATCAGTGAAGTACTTAGAGGATCAGAAGAGGAAGACTAGAACAGAAAGGTTTTACAACATTT GTTTGGGACTTATGTATCTTAATGCTGCTGATGAAGCGAAAAAGAAAGTTAGGCTTGAGAGGTTTGTTGCTGCTCCAAATACTACTACTACCACAACCACTACTACTATAGTGGAAGATGGGaaaagaaaagctaaaataatCAG ATTCTCTCAACCTACTGCTTCCATATCCCAAGTAAATGGTGAAAGAGATAAGGTGGTAAATCTTTCTAAGCTTCATTATTATCCTTTATTTAACTAA